From a single Lewinella sp. LCG006 genomic region:
- a CDS encoding glycoside hydrolase family 88 protein, translating into MKYLTLLLFTLLLGACRTTAKLPETDRILADLRLANSYFMEKWPDTGKRIVTNKSRASNIWTRAVYYEGLMALHRLDPQPAYYDYAVDWATFHNWDLRDGDTYTRNADNQCAGQTYIELYQIDPQPERIKSIKASIDSMMNTDKIDDWNWIDAIQMGMPIFAQLGVLYDDPAYFERMYQMYSFAKNEHGDNGLYNPADHLWWRDADFDPPYTEPNGEDAYWSRGNGWVVMALARVLELIPEDEPHRAEYVQDFKDMMAALLKVQREDGFWNVSLHDPTHFGGKETSGTAMFVYGMAWGVNNNILDRKTYVPALTKGWNAITKDALHDNGFLGYLQSTGKEPKDGQPLSYDKIPDFEDYGLGAFLLAGTEVYKLAN; encoded by the coding sequence ATGAAATATCTCACACTTCTGCTTTTTACCTTGCTGCTGGGAGCATGTCGCACGACAGCCAAGCTTCCAGAAACCGACCGTATTCTGGCTGATTTGCGTTTAGCCAATTCCTACTTTATGGAAAAATGGCCGGACACCGGTAAACGCATCGTCACCAATAAATCACGTGCTAGTAATATCTGGACCCGTGCCGTTTATTACGAAGGCTTAATGGCATTGCACCGGCTCGATCCCCAGCCCGCCTACTATGATTACGCCGTTGACTGGGCGACCTTCCACAATTGGGACCTGCGGGATGGCGACACCTATACGCGTAACGCAGATAATCAATGTGCCGGGCAAACCTACATTGAGCTGTACCAAATCGATCCACAACCCGAACGGATCAAATCCATCAAAGCTTCCATTGACAGCATGATGAATACCGATAAGATTGATGACTGGAACTGGATTGATGCCATTCAGATGGGGATGCCCATCTTTGCTCAACTAGGCGTTTTGTACGATGATCCTGCCTACTTTGAACGCATGTACCAGATGTATAGCTTTGCTAAGAACGAGCACGGTGACAATGGTCTATACAATCCCGCCGATCACCTTTGGTGGCGAGATGCTGACTTTGACCCACCTTACACCGAACCCAACGGCGAAGATGCTTACTGGTCGCGGGGAAATGGCTGGGTAGTTATGGCCCTGGCCCGGGTATTGGAATTGATCCCGGAAGACGAGCCCCACCGTGCGGAATACGTCCAGGATTTCAAAGATATGATGGCAGCCCTCCTTAAAGTACAGCGAGAGGATGGTTTCTGGAACGTAAGTCTACACGATCCTACTCACTTTGGTGGCAAAGAAACTTCAGGTACCGCCATGTTTGTTTACGGCATGGCCTGGGGCGTCAATAACAATATCTTAGATCGCAAAACCTACGTACCAGCACTGACCAAAGGCTGGAATGCCATCACCAAAGACGCTTTGCACGACAACGGTTTCCTAGGTTATTTACAAAGTACGGGCAAAGAACCCAAAGACGGGCAACCTCTCAGCTACGATAAGATTCCTGACTTTGAAGACTACGGTCTGGGGGCTTTCCTCCTGGCGGGTACCGAAGTTTATAAGCTGGCTAATTGA
- a CDS encoding TIM-barrel domain-containing protein, translating to MNIQAKSLTKLLLGDSIRTIFRRSYTKPFLGLITFLAISLSACTPPAEETAAVKVTIDEAGYPVVTIENAGGAPVVMQAVSATIGSIGFDRGGQQTWVTGAPETTKKEDGKTVYQWTTDSGKVSLTVEPAEGDDLLVHLAIDSKSEEHHQWLINLAASQEEYFTGIFERVVDGGQQESWKDGISTGMNLRGERVEMHLKPTVSAYAPFYISSAGYGFFAHGTWPGVFDFAQANPNSVQISFEGPALTYQLYLGKGVKEIVQQHALETGPSLVPPAWALGPWRWRDEHFNKDTYYDGTPKTAPYNTDVVEDVLMMKAYDIPCTAHWIDRPWGPGVRGFDDYDFDLDRLPEPEKMISWLNKNDVELMLWIGPFVMGEMADYAEENNYDLQSHRWKDSRQVLMDFTNPEAVAWWGENGPGKLARMGVKGFKLDRADGEKLQDSLHLLTHAGTTYRENFNDYPRQYVEATYKAVQPVLGDDFVLFPRAQYTGSAKFGSMWAGDTNGKPEGLRSAIIAMQRCAVMGYPVWGSDIGGYWGDFSQETTKRWLGLGCFSPIMETGPTNNTGFWNNPEAPVYDPELIATWRLYSKLRMKLVPYVSKLAEEARATGTPIARPLFLEYPEQKEAWEDWQTYLFGPDLLVSVVWESGKTSHRVYLPAGAQWIDAWDTTKEYEGGQYITVDAPAYKTPVFLRKGTDLELGDLNALYQESLKIAATKPDLAAMESKETW from the coding sequence ATGAATATTCAAGCCAAATCACTAACGAAGCTCTTATTGGGAGATTCAATTCGGACAATTTTCCGAAGGTCTTACACCAAGCCATTCCTCGGACTCATTACATTTTTAGCCATCAGCCTGAGTGCTTGTACTCCGCCAGCGGAAGAAACTGCTGCGGTAAAGGTCACCATTGACGAAGCGGGCTACCCTGTGGTTACCATAGAGAACGCTGGCGGTGCGCCCGTAGTCATGCAAGCCGTTTCAGCGACCATTGGCAGTATCGGCTTTGATCGGGGCGGACAACAAACCTGGGTAACCGGCGCCCCGGAAACCACCAAAAAAGAAGACGGAAAAACGGTTTACCAATGGACTACCGACAGCGGTAAGGTATCCTTGACCGTTGAACCCGCCGAAGGAGATGACCTACTCGTTCACCTCGCCATCGACAGCAAATCCGAGGAACATCACCAATGGCTGATCAACCTGGCGGCGAGTCAGGAAGAATACTTTACGGGTATTTTCGAACGTGTAGTAGATGGTGGTCAGCAAGAATCCTGGAAAGACGGTATCAGCACCGGCATGAACTTGCGGGGAGAACGGGTGGAAATGCACCTCAAACCCACGGTTTCGGCCTACGCTCCTTTCTATATTTCTTCTGCTGGCTATGGCTTCTTTGCGCACGGTACCTGGCCGGGGGTCTTTGATTTTGCGCAAGCAAATCCCAATTCCGTTCAAATCTCGTTTGAAGGGCCAGCCCTAACTTATCAACTCTACCTTGGCAAAGGCGTGAAAGAAATTGTTCAGCAACATGCTTTGGAGACGGGTCCATCCTTGGTTCCTCCAGCATGGGCACTGGGGCCTTGGCGCTGGCGCGATGAGCATTTCAACAAGGATACTTATTACGACGGAACGCCCAAAACAGCTCCCTATAATACGGATGTGGTAGAGGACGTGCTCATGATGAAAGCCTACGATATTCCCTGTACAGCCCACTGGATTGATCGCCCCTGGGGGCCTGGTGTTCGTGGTTTTGATGATTATGATTTTGATTTAGACCGTTTGCCAGAACCAGAAAAGATGATCTCCTGGTTGAACAAAAATGACGTTGAACTCATGCTTTGGATCGGACCCTTCGTGATGGGAGAGATGGCGGATTATGCCGAAGAAAACAACTACGATCTACAAAGTCACCGTTGGAAAGACTCTCGTCAGGTGCTCATGGATTTCACCAATCCAGAAGCGGTGGCCTGGTGGGGCGAAAACGGTCCGGGTAAGCTCGCACGCATGGGCGTAAAAGGCTTTAAATTGGATCGCGCCGACGGAGAAAAACTCCAGGACTCCCTCCACCTGCTAACCCACGCCGGAACGACCTACCGGGAAAACTTCAATGATTATCCCCGCCAATATGTAGAAGCTACTTATAAGGCAGTACAACCCGTACTGGGCGACGATTTTGTCCTCTTTCCACGGGCGCAATACACGGGCAGTGCTAAATTCGGCAGCATGTGGGCTGGTGATACCAATGGCAAACCCGAAGGGCTACGCTCGGCCATCATTGCGATGCAACGTTGTGCCGTGATGGGGTACCCCGTGTGGGGATCAGATATTGGCGGTTACTGGGGCGATTTCTCACAGGAAACCACCAAACGCTGGCTAGGACTGGGCTGCTTCTCACCGATTATGGAAACGGGGCCGACCAACAACACCGGTTTTTGGAATAACCCGGAAGCTCCCGTTTACGATCCTGAGCTGATTGCGACCTGGCGCCTGTACTCCAAGCTGCGGATGAAGCTGGTCCCTTACGTCAGCAAGCTGGCGGAAGAAGCGCGCGCAACGGGTACACCGATCGCTCGTCCATTATTCCTTGAATATCCTGAACAAAAGGAAGCCTGGGAAGATTGGCAGACTTATCTCTTTGGTCCTGATTTGCTGGTTTCCGTGGTTTGGGAATCCGGCAAAACCAGCCATCGTGTTTATTTGCCCGCAGGCGCCCAATGGATAGACGCCTGGGATACCACCAAGGAATACGAAGGCGGGCAGTACATCACCGTGGATGCTCCTGCTTATAAAACGCCTGTCTTCCTGCGGAAGGGTACGGATCTGGAATTGGGTGATTTGAATGCCCTCTACCAGGAATCGCTAAAAATTGCTGCAACTAAGCCCGATCTGGCAGCGATGGAAAGTAAAGAAACCTGGTAA
- a CDS encoding sulfatase-like hydrolase/transferase: protein MRITYLLFLGSLFLLTSVQKEEADPPNIIFIMVDDLGYADLGCYGQQVIQTPRIDALAAEGIRFTQCYAGSTVCAPSRSVLITGQHTGHTTVRGNMGIGGVIGLGGAAGRIPLQAQDTTIAELLKTAGYTTGMIGKWGLGEPATTGMPDQQGFDYFYGYLNQRRAHTYFPDYVWRNDQRVEFPENENSRHNDYIQNHFLAESLDFIERHHKEPFFLYLPYTLPHDEYEIDHQGRFADSTHWTEPERTYAAMVERMDRDVGRVLDQLDKYGLAENTMVFFCSDNGAAQRWDGRFDSSGPLRGRKRDLYEGGIRVPMIVRFPGQIAAGSSSDLPWTFADVLPTLCAIANVKPPVNIDGSNLWGHFMGQVSEAPLYDRTLYWEFHERGFQQAVRKSNYKAIRLGPDQAWELYNLYNDPGEEENIAEKFPLITKELSGEATKEHVPSHFFPILREGVRRKVVLIGDSTVKNGSKDEDLCGWGEVLTPFFDTTKVEIINQARGGRSSKTYLKEGLWAETLAMVGEGDFVIMQFGHNDGGPIFTQKERGSLLGTGEGFQIEKLSSTDQADTVHTYGWYLRQYIRDTKAKGAIPIVCSMVPRNRWVDGAVERTADSYGGWAAQVAREEQTYFIDLNENVAAIYDTIGEEQLWKQYFKEDHTHTTCYGAELNAKSVALGLRELPYCPLATFLNLPK from the coding sequence ATGCGAATTACCTATTTACTGTTTTTGGGTAGCCTCTTTCTTCTGACGAGTGTTCAGAAGGAAGAGGCTGATCCACCCAACATCATCTTCATCATGGTTGACGATCTCGGCTATGCAGACTTGGGCTGTTACGGGCAGCAGGTCATCCAGACGCCACGGATCGATGCGCTGGCGGCGGAAGGTATCCGTTTTACGCAGTGCTATGCCGGGTCTACGGTATGTGCGCCCTCGCGCTCAGTCCTGATTACGGGGCAGCATACCGGACACACCACAGTGCGAGGAAACATGGGCATTGGTGGCGTCATTGGGTTGGGAGGCGCTGCCGGGCGTATTCCCTTGCAAGCGCAAGATACGACCATTGCGGAGCTGTTAAAAACCGCTGGCTATACCACCGGCATGATTGGCAAATGGGGCCTGGGTGAACCCGCAACGACGGGCATGCCCGACCAACAAGGGTTCGATTATTTTTACGGCTACCTCAACCAGCGGCGCGCACATACCTATTTTCCAGATTACGTTTGGCGCAACGACCAGCGGGTAGAATTCCCTGAGAATGAGAACTCGCGGCATAATGATTATATTCAAAACCATTTTCTTGCCGAATCCTTAGACTTCATTGAACGACATCATAAGGAGCCGTTTTTTCTCTATCTGCCCTACACTTTACCCCACGACGAGTATGAGATTGACCATCAGGGACGGTTTGCAGATTCTACGCATTGGACGGAGCCTGAACGCACCTACGCAGCAATGGTCGAACGTATGGATCGGGACGTTGGCAGGGTATTGGATCAGTTGGACAAGTACGGCTTAGCAGAAAACACCATGGTCTTCTTCTGTTCCGACAACGGTGCCGCTCAACGCTGGGACGGGCGCTTTGATAGCTCTGGTCCATTGCGTGGCCGCAAACGGGACCTGTACGAAGGCGGTATCAGGGTACCCATGATCGTTCGTTTCCCCGGACAGATAGCCGCTGGATCTAGCAGTGACCTCCCCTGGACTTTTGCTGATGTATTGCCTACCTTATGTGCTATTGCGAACGTCAAACCACCTGTAAACATTGACGGTAGCAACCTCTGGGGACATTTCATGGGGCAAGTCTCCGAGGCTCCTCTCTATGATCGCACCCTTTACTGGGAATTCCACGAAAGGGGCTTCCAGCAAGCAGTTCGTAAAAGCAATTATAAAGCCATCCGTTTAGGGCCAGACCAGGCGTGGGAGCTTTACAATTTGTACAATGATCCTGGGGAAGAGGAGAATATTGCCGAAAAATTCCCGCTCATCACAAAAGAATTGTCCGGAGAAGCGACGAAGGAGCACGTGCCTTCGCATTTCTTTCCGATACTCCGGGAAGGTGTTCGTCGCAAAGTAGTTTTGATTGGAGATTCCACAGTAAAAAACGGCAGCAAAGACGAAGACCTGTGCGGTTGGGGAGAAGTGTTGACTCCCTTTTTTGATACGACGAAAGTCGAAATCATCAACCAGGCCCGTGGTGGACGCAGCAGTAAAACCTACCTCAAAGAAGGCCTCTGGGCCGAAACCCTGGCGATGGTTGGCGAAGGAGATTTCGTGATCATGCAATTCGGCCATAACGACGGTGGGCCTATTTTTACACAAAAAGAACGCGGTTCGCTACTGGGTACGGGTGAAGGTTTTCAAATCGAGAAGCTATCCTCTACGGACCAAGCCGATACTGTTCACACCTACGGCTGGTATTTGCGGCAGTATATCAGAGACACTAAAGCCAAAGGGGCTATACCCATCGTATGTTCCATGGTACCTCGCAATCGCTGGGTCGATGGTGCCGTCGAGCGAACTGCGGATAGCTACGGCGGATGGGCTGCCCAAGTGGCCCGCGAAGAGCAGACGTATTTTATTGATTTGAATGAAAACGTCGCGGCCATTTACGATACCATTGGGGAGGAGCAGTTGTGGAAGCAATATTTCAAGGAAGACCACACACATACCACCTGCTACGGTGCGGAACTCAACGCCAAAAGTGTTGCCTTGGGTTTGCGAGAACTCCCCTATTGTCCGCTGGCCACGTTTTTGAACTTACCTAAATGA